The genomic stretch GTTCCTGGCGCAAATGAAGGATCAAGAAAGTCAATATCAAACGTTAAGAAAACAGGGCCTTCCTGTACACGAGTGTGAATCTTTTTAAGCATGGCTTCTACACCGTGTTTTTTATAATCATTTGTAGAGTACACGTCTAACCCTAAATTACGCGCATCTTCTAAATCTTCAGGTCCATACAAGCCGCCCCGCATTCCGATTTGCATGGAACGGGAGACGTCTATTAGACCTTCTTCAATAGCGCGGCGAAATACAGTACCATGATTATATTTTTTATCAAAGTAAGTATCCCATGTATCAGAGTGAGCATCGAATTGTAAAAGAGCTACAGGACCATGCTTTTTAGCAATTGCTCGTAATTCTCCAAGCGTAACTGAGTGATCACCGCCAATTGAAATAGGAATAATATCTTTATTAACAATCTCTGTAATTGCTTCTTCGATATTTACGTATGTCTCCTCAATATATCCCGGAACGACATTAATATCACCGTAGTCGATACCAGAGACATAATCAAAAATATTAATGTTTTGTTCTACGTTATACGGACGAAGTAAAATAGAAAAGTCTCTTACTGCTTGAGGACCGAAGCGGGCTCCAGTTCTAAATGATTGACCTGAATCAAACGGAATACCCGTAATGACAAAGTCCATATCATAATCAAGCTGTTCAATATAAGGTAAACGCATAAACGTACGTGGTCCACAAAAGCGAGGAGATTCAAATGAGTTTTTTGGTTCATACTTAGCCATCAGTAAATCGCTCCTTTAATTAAATAGATTGTCCTTTCTTTTTTATATTGCAAATACTGTGCCAAGTTTAAAAACCTTAAAAAAACCTTATGAACAGCATCTTGATGCTTAATCCATAAGGTTGATTTGATTCAAAAATGAATTTTTTACGG from Bacillus sp. 1780r2a1 encodes the following:
- the speB gene encoding agmatinase; this encodes MAKYEPKNSFESPRFCGPRTFMRLPYIEQLDYDMDFVITGIPFDSGQSFRTGARFGPQAVRDFSILLRPYNVEQNINIFDYVSGIDYGDINVVPGYIEETYVNIEEAITEIVNKDIIPISIGGDHSVTLGELRAIAKKHGPVALLQFDAHSDTWDTYFDKKYNHGTVFRRAIEEGLIDVSRSMQIGMRGGLYGPEDLEDARNLGLDVYSTNDYKKHGVEAMLKKIHTRVQEGPVFLTFDIDFLDPSFAPGTGTPEVSGASIDDALAFVRGLEGLSFVGFDLVEVLPAYDHGDITAAAAANILYEFVTLVALAKKTKTKKELQSVE